A window of the Eubacterium sp. 1001713B170207_170306_E7 genome harbors these coding sequences:
- a CDS encoding PhoH family protein, whose translation MEEITKDIMIESPETMSKVFGKYDENIKLIEEHLKVDVMVRDGALKICGEGRRVDAAVRIIEEMIRTIVGQGGITKDNTEYILTLQSKGLEREYSALNDDIICYTMRGKPIRSKTLGQKRYIDAIRHNDIVFGIGPAGTGKTYLAMAMAITAFKNGEVDRLILTRPAVEAGEKLGFLPGDLQDKVDPYLRPLYDALFEIMGAEAFEKNMEKGLIEVAPLAYMRGRTLENAYIILDEAQNTTPEQMKMFLTRFGQGSKIVVTGDITQIDLPGGKRSGLKEVRKILRGIQDIAFIEFSQDDVVRHRLVQRIIEAYDRNDKAKEKKLTLELAEKPN comes from the coding sequence TTGGAAGAAATCACAAAGGACATTATGATTGAATCGCCGGAGACTATGTCAAAGGTTTTTGGCAAATATGACGAAAATATCAAGCTCATTGAGGAGCACTTAAAGGTCGACGTCATGGTGCGCGACGGCGCACTCAAAATCTGCGGCGAAGGCAGGCGGGTGGATGCGGCGGTAAGGATCATCGAGGAAATGATCCGCACCATCGTGGGCCAGGGCGGCATTACAAAGGATAATACCGAGTATATCCTCACGCTCCAGTCCAAGGGGCTGGAGCGTGAATACAGCGCCCTGAACGATGACATCATCTGCTACACCATGCGAGGCAAGCCCATCCGAAGCAAAACCCTGGGCCAGAAGCGTTATATCGACGCCATCCGCCATAACGACATTGTTTTTGGCATTGGCCCGGCAGGTACAGGCAAAACCTATCTGGCCATGGCCATGGCTATCACTGCTTTTAAAAACGGCGAGGTAGATCGTCTGATTCTGACCCGTCCGGCGGTGGAAGCCGGTGAAAAGCTGGGTTTTCTGCCAGGCGATTTGCAGGACAAGGTCGACCCCTATCTGCGGCCGCTGTACGATGCGCTGTTTGAAATCATGGGGGCCGAAGCCTTTGAAAAGAATATGGAAAAGGGGCTCATCGAGGTGGCGCCGCTGGCCTACATGCGTGGGCGTACACTTGAAAATGCCTATATTATACTGGATGAAGCTCAGAACACTACGCCAGAGCAGATGAAAATGTTCCTGACCCGCTTTGGCCAGGGCTCTAAAATCGTGGTGACCGGGGATATTACCCAGATCGACCTGCCCGGCGGCAAACGTTCCGGCCTTAAGGAGGTCCGTAAGATTCTGCGCGGCATTCAGGACATTGCCTTTATCGAGTTCTCACAGGACGATGTGGTGCGCCACCGTCTGGTTCAGCGTATTATCGAGGCCTATGACCGGAACGACAAGGCGAAGGAGAAAAAGCTCACGCTTGAGCTGGCTGAAAAGCCAAATTAA
- the ybeY gene encoding rRNA maturation RNase YbeY, whose product MPLELNLEIDNRSEVELDASVYEKVEEYILITLQQENVLVPCEISFSLVVPEEIKELNTEYRGIDKETDVLSFPMLEFPEDEDMITYETGIPVMLGDIVISTTRAAEQAEEYGHSLEREICYLSVHSVLHLLGYDHMEEDEKRVMRAREKAIMGDD is encoded by the coding sequence TTGCCATTAGAACTTAATTTGGAAATTGACAATCGGAGTGAGGTCGAGCTTGACGCATCGGTCTACGAAAAGGTTGAGGAGTACATTTTAATCACGCTTCAGCAGGAGAATGTCCTGGTGCCCTGCGAGATTAGCTTTTCGCTGGTCGTGCCTGAGGAAATTAAGGAGCTTAACACTGAGTATCGGGGCATCGACAAGGAAACTGATGTGCTGTCCTTCCCCATGCTGGAATTCCCGGAGGATGAGGATATGATCACTTATGAGACTGGGATACCGGTCATGCTGGGGGACATCGTCATCTCAACCACACGGGCGGCAGAGCAGGCGGAGGAGTATGGGCACAGTCTGGAGCGTGAGATCTGCTACCTGAGTGTGCACAGCGTGCTGCACCTGTTAGGCTATGACCACATGGAAGAAGACGAAAAAAGAGTGATGCGCGCCCGCGAAAAAGCCATTATGGGCGACGACTGA
- a CDS encoding diacylglycerol kinase family protein, translating to MRRRLTSSFGYAFEGIKYVLKTQPNMKIHSVIGLFAILAGFFFKISETEWLAIVIVIGFVLILEVVNTAVETLVDLYTEEYHHLAKVSKDTAAGAVLLMAIVSVVVGLIIFLPKIWTMIAPLIFK from the coding sequence ATGCGCCGACGTTTAACAAGCAGTTTTGGGTACGCATTTGAGGGTATTAAATATGTATTAAAAACGCAGCCCAATATGAAGATACACAGTGTCATCGGCCTGTTTGCCATACTGGCTGGCTTCTTTTTCAAAATATCGGAGACCGAGTGGCTGGCCATTGTCATTGTGATCGGCTTTGTGCTTATTTTAGAGGTGGTCAACACTGCGGTCGAGACGCTGGTAGACCTCTACACCGAGGAATACCACCACCTGGCCAAGGTCTCCAAAGATACGGCCGCCGGCGCGGTACTGCTCATGGCTATTGTGTCTGTGGTAGTGGGGCTGATCATTTTTCTGCCAAAGATCTGGACCATGATCGCGCCACTTATCTTTAAGTAA
- the era gene encoding GTPase Era has protein sequence MQETKSTEQPFKSGFISIIGRPNVGKSTLLNSIMGEKLVITANKPQTTRNAIRCIHTDADSQMVFIDTPGMHKPKNKLGDFMLKSAEDTISDVDVVLFLVEPEDRIGPGDQYILDKLAGSRTPVILIINKIDTVPKEELLKTIAAYQGYTFLDSIIPVSAWNGDGVQALLAAIKKHLEPGPMYFPPDMVVDQSERFIVGELIREKVLHLLKDEVPHGVAVEVTKMKAREDKNIVDIDATIFCERKTHKGILIGKQGSMLKKIGTYARKDIEFFLKTPVNLQLWVKVRADWREKTYDLKDLGYTE, from the coding sequence ATGCAGGAAACGAAAAGTACAGAACAACCATTTAAATCAGGCTTTATCAGCATTATCGGCCGTCCCAACGTGGGAAAGTCCACGCTGCTTAACAGCATCATGGGCGAAAAGCTGGTGATCACGGCTAACAAGCCTCAGACCACGAGAAACGCCATCCGCTGTATCCACACCGACGCGGACAGCCAGATGGTTTTTATCGACACACCGGGCATGCACAAGCCCAAGAACAAGCTTGGGGATTTTATGCTCAAGTCCGCTGAAGACACCATCTCCGACGTGGACGTGGTGCTCTTTTTGGTGGAGCCTGAAGACAGGATCGGCCCGGGAGACCAGTACATTCTGGATAAGCTCGCGGGCAGCCGGACACCGGTGATCCTGATCATTAACAAGATCGACACCGTGCCCAAGGAAGAACTGCTTAAGACCATTGCGGCCTATCAGGGCTATACCTTCCTGGACAGCATTATTCCTGTCTCGGCCTGGAATGGCGATGGGGTACAGGCGCTTCTGGCGGCCATTAAAAAGCATCTGGAGCCAGGTCCCATGTACTTTCCGCCGGATATGGTGGTGGATCAGTCCGAGCGCTTTATTGTGGGTGAGCTGATCCGCGAAAAGGTTCTGCATCTGCTCAAGGATGAGGTGCCCCACGGTGTGGCGGTTGAGGTTACAAAAATGAAGGCGCGTGAGGATAAGAACATTGTCGACATCGACGCTACCATTTTCTGTGAGCGCAAAACCCACAAGGGGATTCTGATCGGAAAGCAGGGCTCCATGCTCAAAAAAATCGGAACCTACGCCCGAAAGGATATTGAATTCTTTTTAAAAACCCCGGTCAACCTTCAGCTCTGGGTCAAGGTAAGGGCAGACTGGCGCGAGAAAACCTACGACCTTAAGGATCTGGGATATACCGAGTAG
- a CDS encoding histidine phosphatase family protein, with the protein MKYILVRHVETFGNAEHRLNGHTESDYTAFGARMKEMLVDKLVALNEKIPFDEIYVSPISRAYKIGEAVAERLDRPFTPDDRLKEFNFGIFDGLTADEAMALDKKMWDAWMDDYNHVTLPGGENYTDYHNRMSAFLAEHAEAHADKNVLIVAHGGTVHSLLVNLLDLPLQSKWHFNIRLGSITVVDCPEGFGMLEALYTPDYDSIKLNP; encoded by the coding sequence ATGAAATATATTTTAGTAAGACACGTAGAAACCTTTGGAAACGCCGAACACCGCCTCAACGGCCATACCGAATCCGACTATACGGCCTTCGGGGCCAGGATGAAGGAAATGCTGGTGGATAAGCTGGTCGCTCTGAACGAAAAAATTCCCTTTGATGAAATTTATGTGAGCCCCATTTCAAGGGCGTATAAAATTGGAGAGGCAGTGGCAGAGCGCCTGGACAGGCCTTTTACACCAGACGACCGTCTTAAGGAATTTAACTTTGGTATTTTTGACGGGTTGACCGCCGACGAGGCCATGGCCCTGGACAAAAAAATGTGGGATGCCTGGATGGATGACTACAACCACGTCACCCTGCCCGGGGGCGAAAACTATACCGATTACCACAACCGCATGAGTGCTTTTCTGGCTGAACACGCTGAGGCTCACGCGGATAAAAATGTGCTTATTGTGGCCCATGGCGGTACGGTGCACAGTCTGCTGGTCAACCTGCTGGATCTGCCTCTTCAGTCGAAATGGCATTTTAACATCAGGCTTGGCAGCATTACCGTGGTGGACTGCCCAGAGGGTTTTGGCATGCTGGAGGCGCTTTACACACCCGATTATGACAGTATTAAACTAAATCCGTAA